The Nitrospira sp. genome has a window encoding:
- the traT gene encoding complement resistance protein TraT, which produces MTLRPRKLALTTWLASALALIWLLEGGCSNIIRSGLMNSNTVFLDPSLNRTAYVQLRNISENQSVTLNDIRTKLTGKGYQLTDDPEQANYWIQAKVVYCHKGADGVTPEGVAKAGSGAGISSGGTTMAAAGPTDADRIARLMPGGMAGMGVMPMGGGMPDMNAMMAQAMAMSGGRGGFGGMQMPQAPKEEGVIYLCVADVQITDRKLGKPLGRPADMTGAATDRKGDGSLPKVQQMRTVGHVRQKDLDIPEATPIIQEKISTGIAGLF; this is translated from the coding sequence ATGACGTTGCGGCCCCGCAAGCTCGCGTTGACCACGTGGTTAGCCTCAGCCTTAGCTCTCATCTGGCTGTTGGAAGGAGGCTGCTCCAACATCATTCGCTCCGGCCTGATGAACAGCAACACGGTCTTTCTCGATCCGAGCCTGAACCGCACCGCATACGTTCAACTGAGGAACATCTCGGAAAACCAGAGCGTCACGCTCAACGACATCCGAACGAAACTGACCGGCAAGGGCTACCAACTCACCGACGATCCGGAGCAGGCGAATTATTGGATTCAGGCGAAGGTGGTGTACTGCCACAAAGGCGCTGATGGCGTCACGCCGGAGGGCGTGGCAAAAGCCGGCTCCGGCGCCGGCATCAGCAGCGGCGGCACCACGATGGCCGCCGCCGGTCCGACCGACGCCGATCGAATCGCGCGACTGATGCCCGGCGGGATGGCGGGCATGGGTGTCATGCCGATGGGCGGCGGGATGCCGGATATGAATGCGATGATGGCTCAGGCCATGGCCATGAGCGGCGGACGAGGCGGTTTCGGCGGCATGCAGATGCCGCAAGCTCCGAAAGAAGAGGGCGTGATCTATCTCTGTGTGGCCGATGTACAGATTACCGATCGGAAGTTGGGCAAGCCCTTAGGGCGACCCGCCGACATGACGGGCGCAGCCACCGACCGGAAGGGTGACGGCTCCCTACCCAAAGTACAACAGATGCGGACGGTGGGCCACGTCCGGCAAAAAGATCTGGACATTCCTGAAGCCACGCCGATCATTCAAGAAAAGATTTCGACCGGGATCGCCGGGCTCTTTTAG